A window of Phycobacter azelaicus contains these coding sequences:
- a CDS encoding VPLPA-CTERM sorting domain-containing protein, producing MKRLLLSAVVTVAAGSACAATLNFGPVSGSGNGHNQLFNIATPTTIVGDAILTFSVTDDLNAANEFIDVSIDGFNLGRVFDNDSSNDAFDFAPGDEGTQSGSSSGILHTGSATIANADFAPLIADGYLNLLFDFSGHVHKTGPRTLYGSISFASIAPVPVPATLGLLGFGIAGMGALRARRKSKTKAAAASG from the coding sequence ATGAAACGTCTTCTCCTGTCCGCTGTTGTCACGGTCGCCGCGGGTTCCGCGTGTGCTGCCACCCTCAATTTTGGACCGGTGTCTGGCAGTGGAAATGGTCACAACCAACTGTTCAACATAGCCACCCCGACAACAATCGTCGGCGACGCCATACTGACCTTCTCGGTCACTGACGATTTAAACGCAGCCAACGAATTTATTGATGTGTCTATTGATGGCTTCAACCTGGGACGCGTGTTCGACAACGACAGCTCGAACGACGCGTTCGACTTTGCCCCCGGCGACGAGGGAACACAATCAGGAAGTTCATCTGGCATTCTTCACACAGGTAGCGCGACGATCGCCAACGCTGATTTTGCACCACTCATTGCCGATGGATACCTGAACCTGTTGTTCGATTTCAGCGGCCACGTTCATAAAACCGGCCCTCGCACGCTATATGGATCCATCTCGTTTGCCTCAATCGCACCTGTGCCGGTGCCGGCCACTCTGGGCCTGCTTGGATTTGGCATTGCAGGAATGGGGGCCCTGCGCGCGCGCCGCAAATCCAAGACAAAAGCTGCTGCAGCGTCGGGATGA
- a CDS encoding VPLPA-CTERM sorting domain-containing protein, with product MAAGSASAATLNFGPVTGVGTGHNQAFSLATPTTILGDAILTFSVRDDLNSSGEYIDVSIEGFSLGRVFDNNSANDAFDFASDQGTQYSSLHTGSATIANADFAPLIADGFLNLLFDFSGSVHEFGSRTLYGSVSFNSIAPVPLPASLGLLGFGIAGMGALRARRKSKTKAAAA from the coding sequence ATGGCTGCCGGTTCAGCTAGTGCTGCGACCCTGAACTTTGGTCCGGTGACCGGCGTCGGCACTGGTCACAATCAAGCGTTCAGTCTCGCCACACCCACAACGATCCTCGGAGATGCGATCCTGACGTTCTCGGTCCGCGACGACCTGAACTCATCTGGTGAGTACATTGACGTGTCGATTGAGGGTTTCAGCCTTGGACGCGTGTTCGACAACAACAGCGCCAACGATGCCTTCGACTTTGCAAGCGACCAGGGAACACAATACTCTTCCCTGCATACTGGCAGCGCGACTATCGCCAATGCTGATTTCGCGCCGCTAATTGCTGATGGGTTCCTGAACCTGTTGTTCGATTTCAGTGGCAGCGTGCATGAATTTGGATCGCGGACCCTTTATGGCTCGGTCTCGTTCAACTCGATCGCACCTGTTCCGCTGCCGGCCTCCTTGGGCCTGCTTGGATTTGGCATCGCTGGAATGGGGGCCCTACGCGCGCGCCGCAAATCAAAGACCAAAGCCGCTGCAGCCTGA